Proteins encoded within one genomic window of Streptomyces rubradiris:
- a CDS encoding thiamine pyrophosphate-binding protein, producing MRLADALVTVLRDLDTRYVFGVSGANIEHVHDAIDRLGQGRLTSVLAKREDGAANMADARARVHRTLGVCCSTSGGGMMNLVAGLAESHAESVPVLALVGQPPAALDGRGSFQDSSGIGRTVDGPALLRAITKKTVRVTGAEGFWDLLRDAVSTCLSGRKGPVALLLPRDVYELEVGDVPADWPTHLGGFIEPEPLPEPQVSALFDRLREASAPVLLLGHGNRRSCDPEAVRVFAERTRIPVVTTMGARGEFPNDSDLYLGVVGEGGHPSAAEYVAKSDFVVLVGTGLAMMTRRALGDWDPARAGAVNIDLGEIERSGLADTTVRGDIGEVFRLMERLRAKRPFTAPPVTGYELTRFVARPAVPVPGRTGERDGDALLQSEAVRLLQEHLPRGGHLLYDAGNCAVAAMHYGSVPAGSSSTIALGMGGMGYSVGAAVGAQLGSPEGTRTVVFCGDGAFLMSGLEAHTAVELGLPILYVVFNNGMHGMCATRQQRFFDSRITAVDYTPVDVRTVARGLGSPDRLWVGSAGTAAELAGRLAEYRRHAHLPGVLELRLTVEEEPPFASFLPADAPTVPVPGPRQAAVSYEMTGSAL from the coding sequence ATGCGGCTGGCCGATGCCTTGGTCACGGTACTGCGCGACCTGGACACCAGATACGTGTTCGGCGTCAGCGGCGCGAACATCGAGCACGTCCACGACGCGATCGACAGGCTCGGTCAGGGCCGTCTGACGTCCGTACTGGCCAAGCGGGAGGACGGGGCGGCGAACATGGCGGACGCCCGCGCCCGGGTGCACCGCACACTGGGGGTGTGCTGTTCGACCTCCGGCGGCGGGATGATGAACCTCGTCGCCGGGCTGGCCGAGTCCCACGCGGAGTCGGTGCCGGTCCTCGCGCTGGTCGGGCAGCCGCCGGCCGCCCTGGACGGCCGGGGCTCCTTCCAGGACTCCTCCGGGATCGGCCGGACCGTGGACGGTCCGGCCCTGCTGCGGGCCATCACCAAGAAGACCGTCCGGGTCACCGGTGCCGAGGGCTTCTGGGACCTGCTGCGCGACGCCGTCTCCACCTGCCTGAGCGGCCGCAAGGGCCCGGTGGCCCTGCTGCTGCCCCGGGACGTGTACGAGCTGGAGGTCGGTGACGTCCCGGCCGACTGGCCGACCCACCTCGGCGGCTTCATCGAGCCCGAACCGCTGCCCGAGCCGCAGGTGTCCGCCCTCTTCGACCGGCTGCGCGAGGCCAGTGCCCCGGTGCTGCTGCTCGGGCACGGCAACCGCCGCTCCTGCGACCCGGAGGCGGTGCGCGTCTTCGCCGAGCGGACCCGCATCCCCGTGGTGACCACCATGGGCGCGCGCGGCGAGTTCCCCAACGACAGCGACCTGTACCTGGGCGTCGTCGGCGAGGGCGGCCACCCCTCGGCCGCCGAGTACGTGGCCAAGTCGGACTTCGTGGTCCTGGTGGGCACCGGACTGGCCATGATGACCCGGCGGGCGCTGGGCGACTGGGACCCGGCACGGGCCGGCGCGGTCAACATCGACCTCGGCGAGATCGAACGCTCGGGCCTGGCGGACACCACGGTCCGCGGGGACATCGGCGAGGTGTTCCGGCTCATGGAACGGCTGCGCGCAAAGCGCCCGTTCACGGCCCCGCCGGTCACCGGCTACGAGCTGACCCGCTTCGTGGCCCGGCCCGCCGTACCCGTCCCGGGGCGCACCGGCGAGCGGGACGGGGACGCGCTGCTGCAGAGCGAGGCCGTCCGGCTGCTCCAGGAACACCTGCCGCGGGGCGGCCACCTGCTCTACGACGCCGGGAACTGCGCCGTCGCCGCCATGCACTACGGGTCCGTGCCGGCCGGCTCCTCCTCCACCATCGCGCTGGGCATGGGCGGCATGGGCTACAGCGTCGGGGCGGCCGTCGGCGCCCAGCTCGGCTCGCCTGAGGGCACCCGGACCGTGGTGTTCTGCGGTGACGGGGCGTTCCTGATGAGCGGTCTGGAGGCGCACACCGCCGTGGAGCTGGGCCTGCCCATCCTGTACGTCGTCTTCAACAACGGCATGCACGGCATGTGCGCCACGCGCCAGCAGCGGTTCTTCGACTCCCGGATCACCGCCGTGGACTACACGCCGGTCGACGTGCGCACGGTGGCGCGGGGCCTGGGCTCCCCCGACCGGCTGTGGGTCGGCAGCGCCGGCACCGCCGCCGAGCTGGCCGGGCGACTGGCGGAGTACCGGCGCCACGCGCACCTGCCCGGGGTCCTCGAACTGAGGCTCACCGTGGAGGAGGAGCCGCCCTTCGCCTCCTTCCTGCCCGCCGACGCCCCCACCGTGCCGGTGCCCGGGCCACGACAGGCCGCCGTCTCCTACGAGATGACCGGCAGCGCTCTCTGA
- a CDS encoding phytoene/squalene synthase family protein, with the protein MTVQELDLAGITDSGLRADYIASSQLFRKIGRGRFLGRYMMHPAKRPYFDTFFSFVCYIDDLADDINLSVDVRARRLDEWQRTYMAVAKGEDLPSEHPLSLSERTDAALARALVHTLRTWDLPYLRVPEFVDGHRKALTTYEYADEEELDDFLETVTLLPAIWINQIFEPLSEDAEELCRHTITAFQLLDFIWDLREDLDLGRLYLPLDHLARFGLTRADLDRQIGSGYISDSLRELIQYEIDIARGHLDAGRSWPQTLHPTARIFMETDIQTHDSMFPEMIKDDYAFFKNPRRGIDFVSGRMIPRTAKAIARARKANQRATRAGYRIRPPYRGTGV; encoded by the coding sequence ATGACAGTGCAAGAGCTGGACCTCGCAGGCATCACGGACTCCGGGCTGCGCGCCGACTACATCGCGAGCTCCCAGCTGTTCCGCAAGATCGGACGGGGGCGCTTCCTCGGCCGCTACATGATGCACCCGGCCAAGCGGCCCTACTTCGACACCTTCTTCTCCTTCGTCTGCTACATCGACGACCTGGCCGACGACATCAACCTCAGCGTCGACGTCCGGGCCCGCAGGCTGGACGAGTGGCAGCGCACCTACATGGCCGTCGCCAAGGGCGAGGACCTGCCCAGTGAGCACCCGCTGTCGCTGTCGGAGCGGACGGACGCCGCCCTCGCCCGCGCCCTGGTCCACACCCTGCGCACCTGGGACCTGCCCTACCTGCGCGTGCCCGAGTTCGTCGACGGCCACCGCAAGGCCCTGACGACGTACGAGTACGCCGACGAGGAGGAGCTGGACGACTTCCTGGAGACGGTCACGCTGCTGCCCGCGATCTGGATCAACCAGATCTTCGAGCCGCTGAGCGAGGACGCCGAGGAGCTGTGCCGGCACACCATCACGGCCTTCCAGCTGCTGGACTTCATCTGGGACCTGCGCGAGGACCTGGACCTGGGCCGGCTGTACCTCCCGCTGGACCACCTCGCCCGCTTCGGCCTGACCCGGGCGGACCTGGACCGCCAGATCGGCAGCGGCTACATCAGCGACTCGCTGCGCGAGCTGATCCAGTACGAGATCGACATCGCCCGGGGGCACCTGGACGCCGGCCGCTCCTGGCCGCAGACGCTGCACCCGACGGCGCGGATCTTCATGGAGACCGACATCCAGACGCACGACTCCATGTTCCCGGAGATGATCAAGGACGACTACGCGTTCTTCAAGAACCCCCGGCGCGGCATCGACTTCGTCTCCGGCCGGATGATCCCGCGCACGGCCAAGGCCATCGCCCGCGCCCGCAAGGCCAACCAGCGGGCCACCCGCGCCGGTTACCGCATCCGGCCGCCGTACCGGGGCACCGGGGTATGA